A single region of the Cronobacter condimenti 1330 genome encodes:
- the kdpB gene encoding potassium-transporting ATPase subunit KdpB, whose amino-acid sequence MSRKQLALFESSLVRQALIDAFKKLSPRAQWRNPVMFIVWVGSLLTTLLAVAIAAGQQPGNALFTGAISLWLWFTVLFANVAEALAEGRSKAQANSLKGVKKTAFARKLRAPHHDAQVDHIPATDLRKGDIVLVEAGDIIPCDGEVIEGGASVDESAITGESAPVIRESGGDFASVTGGTRILSDWLVIQCSVNPGETFLDRMIAMVESAERRKTPNEIALTILLVALTIVFLLATATLYPFSQYGGTAVSVTVLVALLVCLIPTTIGGLLSAIGVAGMSRMLGANVIATSGRAVEAAGDVDVLLLDKTGTITLGNRQASAFLPAPGVDEKALADAAQLASLADETPEGRSIVVLAKQRFNLRERDVQSLQATFVPFTAQTRMSGINVQDRMIRKGSVDAIRRHVEANGGQFPAQVDTLVEGVARTGGTPLVVAEGAQVLGVIALKDIVKGGIKERFAQLRKMGIKTVMITGDNRLTAAAIAAEAGVDDFLSEATPEAKLALIRQYQAEGRLVAMTGDGTNDAPALAQADVAVAMNSGTQAAKEAGNMVDLDSNPTKLIEVVHIGKQMLMTRGSLTTFSIANDVAKYFAIIPAAFAATYPQLNALNVMHLHSPASAILSAVIFNALIIVFLIPLALKGVSYKPLAAAAMLRRNLWIYGLGGLVVPFIGIKLIDLLLTLFGLV is encoded by the coding sequence ATGAGTCGCAAGCAACTGGCCCTGTTTGAATCCTCGCTGGTTCGTCAGGCGCTGATCGATGCTTTTAAAAAACTGAGTCCGCGCGCCCAGTGGCGCAACCCGGTCATGTTTATCGTCTGGGTCGGCAGCCTGCTGACCACCCTGCTGGCTGTGGCTATCGCAGCGGGCCAGCAGCCGGGCAATGCGCTCTTTACCGGCGCCATTAGCCTGTGGCTGTGGTTTACCGTGCTGTTCGCGAATGTCGCGGAGGCGCTGGCGGAAGGCCGCAGTAAAGCCCAGGCAAACAGCCTGAAAGGCGTTAAAAAGACTGCGTTTGCGCGCAAACTGCGCGCGCCGCACCACGACGCCCAGGTCGACCACATTCCGGCCACCGACCTGCGTAAAGGCGATATCGTGCTGGTAGAAGCGGGCGATATCATCCCCTGCGACGGCGAGGTGATAGAAGGCGGCGCGTCGGTCGATGAGAGCGCGATAACCGGCGAATCCGCGCCGGTTATCCGCGAATCGGGCGGCGATTTCGCCTCCGTAACCGGCGGTACGCGCATTCTCTCCGACTGGCTGGTTATCCAGTGCAGCGTTAACCCAGGCGAAACGTTCCTTGACCGCATGATTGCGATGGTCGAGAGCGCGGAGCGGCGTAAAACGCCGAACGAAATCGCGCTGACTATTTTGCTGGTGGCGCTGACCATCGTCTTTCTGCTGGCGACCGCCACGTTGTATCCCTTCTCGCAATATGGCGGTACGGCGGTCAGCGTGACGGTTCTGGTAGCGCTCCTCGTATGCCTCATTCCCACGACCATCGGCGGGCTGCTCTCCGCCATCGGCGTGGCGGGCATGAGCCGGATGCTCGGCGCGAATGTTATCGCCACCAGCGGGCGTGCGGTGGAGGCGGCGGGCGACGTCGACGTCCTGCTGCTGGATAAAACCGGCACCATTACGCTCGGTAACCGCCAGGCCTCCGCATTCCTGCCAGCGCCAGGCGTGGACGAAAAAGCGCTCGCCGATGCCGCTCAGCTGGCGTCGCTTGCCGACGAAACCCCGGAAGGCCGCAGCATTGTGGTGCTGGCGAAGCAGCGCTTTAACCTGCGCGAACGTGACGTACAAAGCCTTCAGGCCACCTTTGTGCCCTTTACCGCCCAGACGCGCATGAGCGGCATTAATGTGCAGGATCGCATGATCCGCAAAGGCTCGGTAGACGCCATTCGTCGCCACGTGGAAGCCAACGGCGGGCAGTTCCCCGCGCAGGTTGATACTCTCGTGGAAGGCGTCGCGCGCACCGGCGGCACGCCGCTGGTGGTAGCCGAAGGCGCGCAGGTGCTTGGCGTCATCGCACTTAAGGATATCGTTAAAGGCGGTATTAAAGAGCGCTTCGCACAGCTGCGTAAAATGGGCATCAAGACAGTCATGATCACAGGCGACAACCGCCTGACCGCCGCCGCCATCGCCGCCGAAGCGGGGGTTGATGATTTTCTTTCCGAGGCAACGCCCGAGGCCAAACTGGCGCTCATTCGCCAGTATCAGGCCGAAGGACGGCTGGTGGCGATGACGGGGGATGGCACCAATGACGCCCCGGCGCTGGCCCAGGCAGATGTGGCGGTGGCGATGAACTCCGGTACCCAGGCCGCGAAAGAGGCCGGCAATATGGTGGATCTTGACTCCAACCCCACCAAGCTCATCGAGGTGGTGCATATCGGCAAGCAGATGCTGATGACGCGCGGCTCATTAACCACGTTCAGTATCGCCAATGACGTGGCGAAATATTTCGCCATTATTCCGGCAGCGTTCGCCGCAACCTACCCGCAACTGAATGCGCTGAACGTGATGCATCTGCATTCACCCGCCTCGGCCATCCTGAGCGCGGTAATTTTTAACGCGCTGATCATCGTCTTTCTGATCCCGCTTGCGCTCAAAGGCGTGAGTTACAAGCCACTTGCGGCAGCGGCAATGCTGCGCCGCAACCTGTGGATTTATGGTCTGGGTGGTCTGGTGGTGCCATTCATCGGCATCAAGCTCATCGATCTGCTGTTAACGCTGTTTGGTCTGGTTTAA
- the speF gene encoding ornithine decarboxylase SpeF — protein MQALKIGVSRLCPDCFSTERDIINIHETDYIDIAAAVIAVSDIFQGIMDEIESTGFGIPVFVVCQPEERVPAEYLARVSGVFEYNESHRDYYGRQLEAAALKYETALRPPFFRALMDYVNQGNSAFDCPGHQGGEFFRRHPAGNQFVNFFGEALFRADLCNADVAMGDLLIHEGAPCLAQQHAAQVFNADKTYFVLNGTSSANKVVLNALLAPGDLVLFDRNNHKSNHHGALLQAGATPVYLETARNPYGFIGGIDAHCFDERYLRDLVREVAPARAASSRPFRLAVIQLGTYDGTIYNARQVVDTLGPLCDYILFDSAWVGYEQFIPMMAPCSPLLLTLNENDPGILVTQSVHKQQAGFSQTSQIHKKDSHIKGQPRYVPHKRMNNAFMMHASTSPFYPLFAALDVNARMHEGEGGRRMWMRCVEYGIDARKLIFENCKLIRPFVPESVDGLPWQRYETAQIAADLRFFHFVPGARWHAFDGYAPHQYFVDPCKLLLTTPGINTETGEYEAFGFPAAVLASYLRENHIVPEKCDLNSILFLLTPAEEMSKLQQLVAQLARFEKLLENNAPLRDVLPSLWKQHQARYDGYTLRQLCQEMHDFYASRNVKQLQKEMFRKTGFPRVALSPQEANYAYIRGEVELVRLDQAEGRIAAEGALPYPPGVLCVVPGEQWGGAALHYFQALEEGINLLPGFAPELQGVYVAENDGRRQVWCYVVKKQPALQPQRRAEGAL, from the coding sequence ATGCAAGCGTTAAAAATTGGCGTTAGCCGTTTATGCCCGGACTGCTTCTCAACAGAACGCGACATTATTAATATTCACGAAACCGACTATATTGATATCGCCGCTGCTGTGATTGCGGTCAGTGATATTTTCCAGGGAATTATGGATGAAATAGAGTCGACCGGTTTCGGCATTCCCGTTTTTGTGGTCTGCCAGCCGGAAGAGCGCGTCCCGGCCGAGTACCTGGCACGCGTGTCTGGCGTATTTGAATATAATGAATCACACCGCGATTACTATGGCCGCCAGCTTGAAGCAGCCGCACTGAAGTATGAAACCGCGCTGCGTCCGCCCTTCTTTCGCGCGCTGATGGATTACGTGAATCAGGGCAATAGCGCATTTGACTGCCCCGGTCATCAGGGCGGCGAATTTTTCCGCCGTCACCCTGCCGGAAACCAGTTCGTCAATTTCTTTGGCGAGGCGCTGTTTCGTGCCGATCTCTGCAATGCGGATGTGGCGATGGGTGATTTGTTGATCCACGAAGGCGCGCCCTGCCTCGCCCAGCAGCATGCCGCACAGGTGTTCAACGCCGATAAAACCTATTTTGTGCTAAACGGGACATCATCGGCCAATAAAGTCGTACTGAACGCCCTGCTTGCGCCCGGCGATCTGGTGCTTTTTGACCGCAATAATCATAAATCGAACCACCACGGCGCATTGCTCCAGGCTGGCGCGACGCCGGTTTATCTAGAAACAGCGCGCAACCCGTACGGATTTATCGGCGGGATCGACGCGCACTGTTTCGATGAGCGCTATCTGCGGGATCTGGTGCGTGAGGTCGCCCCGGCGCGCGCCGCTAGCTCGCGGCCATTCCGCCTTGCGGTCATCCAGCTTGGCACGTATGACGGCACCATTTATAACGCCCGCCAGGTGGTCGATACGCTGGGGCCGCTGTGCGACTACATCCTGTTTGACTCCGCGTGGGTCGGTTATGAGCAATTTATTCCGATGATGGCGCCCTGCTCGCCGCTGTTACTGACGCTCAATGAAAACGACCCCGGTATTCTGGTTACGCAGTCAGTGCATAAACAACAGGCCGGATTTTCACAAACCTCACAAATTCATAAAAAAGACAGCCATATCAAAGGTCAGCCGCGTTACGTGCCGCACAAACGCATGAATAACGCCTTTATGATGCACGCCTCCACCAGCCCCTTTTACCCGCTCTTCGCGGCCCTGGACGTTAATGCACGGATGCATGAAGGCGAAGGGGGACGCCGGATGTGGATGCGCTGCGTCGAATATGGCATTGATGCCCGCAAGCTGATTTTTGAGAACTGCAAGCTGATCCGCCCGTTTGTGCCGGAAAGCGTCGATGGTCTGCCATGGCAACGCTATGAAACCGCGCAGATCGCCGCCGATTTACGGTTTTTCCACTTCGTGCCGGGCGCGCGCTGGCACGCTTTCGACGGTTATGCGCCACACCAGTATTTCGTCGACCCCTGCAAACTTTTGCTGACCACGCCAGGCATCAACACCGAAACCGGCGAATATGAAGCGTTTGGCTTTCCCGCCGCCGTACTCGCCAGTTACCTGCGCGAAAACCATATTGTCCCGGAGAAGTGCGATCTCAACTCGATTCTGTTTCTGCTCACCCCAGCCGAAGAGATGAGCAAACTGCAACAGCTGGTTGCCCAGCTTGCGCGCTTTGAAAAACTGCTGGAGAACAATGCGCCGTTACGCGATGTGCTGCCTTCGCTCTGGAAACAACATCAGGCGCGTTATGACGGGTATACGCTGCGCCAGCTTTGTCAGGAGATGCACGACTTCTACGCCAGCCGTAACGTGAAGCAGTTGCAAAAAGAGATGTTCCGCAAAACCGGCTTCCCCCGCGTCGCCCTGTCTCCCCAGGAGGCAAATTACGCCTACATCCGTGGTGAGGTGGAACTCGTGCGTCTTGACCAGGCGGAAGGCCGTATCGCGGCTGAAGGCGCGCTCCCCTACCCGCCCGGCGTGCTGTGCGTTGTACCTGGCGAACAATGGGGCGGCGCGGCGCTGCACTATTTTCAGGCGCTGGAGGAAGGGATCAATCTGCTGCCGGGCTTCGCGCCTGAATTGCAGGGGGTTTATGTCGCAGAGAACGACGGACGCCGCCAGGTCTGGTGTTACGTGGTGAAGAAACAGCCTGCGCTGCAACCGCAGCGCCGCGCAGAAGGAGCATTATGA
- the kdpF gene encoding K(+)-transporting ATPase subunit F: MSAGLITGVVLVFLLLGYLVYALINAEAF; this comes from the coding sequence GTGAGTGCAGGCCTGATAACTGGCGTGGTGCTGGTTTTCCTGTTACTGGGCTATCTGGTATACGCCCTGATTAATGCGGAGGCGTTCTGA
- a CDS encoding YbfA family protein produces the protein MSLYKKYPAHQVFLRRALVLVAGIVALPVMLFWKDRARFYSYLHRVWSKTSDQPVWMAQAEQTASYFY, from the coding sequence ATGTCTTTATATAAAAAATATCCTGCGCATCAGGTCTTCCTGCGTCGCGCGCTGGTCCTGGTGGCAGGCATTGTTGCGCTGCCCGTGATGCTGTTCTGGAAAGATCGCGCACGCTTTTATAGCTACCTGCATCGCGTCTGGTCGAAAACGAGCGATCAGCCGGTCTGGATGGCGCAGGCTGAGCAAACAGCCAGCTATTTCTACTGA
- the kdpA gene encoding potassium-transporting ATPase subunit KdpA yields MAASAFLLIASFLLVLMALARPLGSLLARLIDGEPLPGVGGVERVLWTVLGIQHEEMDWKRYLLAILLFNALGLVVLFTLLMCQGFLPLNPQQMPGLSWDLALNTAVSFVTNTNWQAYAGESTLSYFSQMAGLAVQNFLSAATGIAVVFALIRAFARQSASTLGNAWKDLTRVTLWVLVPISLIIALFFIQQGAIQNFSAYQPFTTLEGAQQMLPMGPVASQEAIKMLGTNGGGFFNVNSSHPFENPTALTNFVQMLAIFLIPAALCFAFGEAVGDARQGRAILWTMSVIFVVCVALVMWAETTGNPHFLTLGADSAINMEGKESRFGILASSLFAVVTTSASCGAVNAMHDSFTALGGMLPMWLMQIGEVVFGGVGSGLYGMLLFVLLGVFIAGLMIGRTPEYLGKKIDVREMKMTALAILVTPALVLLGTALALMTDTGRAGIFNPGIHGFSEVLYAVSSAANNNGSAFAGLSANTPFWNLLLAFCMWTGRFLVIIPVMAIAGSLAAKKAQPASPGTLPTHGALFIGLLTGTVLLVGALTFIPALALGPVAEHLSFVK; encoded by the coding sequence ATGGCCGCGTCGGCATTTTTACTTATCGCCAGTTTTCTGCTGGTACTGATGGCGCTCGCCAGACCCCTGGGCAGTCTGCTGGCCCGGCTGATTGACGGCGAGCCTTTACCCGGCGTTGGCGGCGTGGAGCGCGTGCTCTGGACCGTGCTCGGTATTCAACACGAGGAGATGGACTGGAAGCGCTATCTGCTGGCAATCCTGCTGTTTAACGCGCTCGGGCTGGTGGTGCTGTTTACCCTTCTTATGTGCCAGGGCTTTCTGCCGCTGAACCCGCAGCAGATGCCGGGGCTTTCCTGGGATCTGGCGCTCAATACGGCGGTGAGCTTCGTCACCAATACCAACTGGCAAGCCTATGCGGGCGAAAGCACTTTAAGTTATTTCAGCCAGATGGCGGGCCTTGCCGTGCAGAATTTCCTTTCTGCTGCGACCGGTATCGCCGTGGTGTTTGCACTTATCCGCGCTTTTGCGCGCCAGTCAGCGAGCACGCTTGGCAACGCCTGGAAAGATCTGACCCGCGTGACGCTGTGGGTGCTGGTGCCCATTTCGCTGATTATCGCTCTGTTTTTTATCCAACAAGGTGCGATTCAAAACTTCTCAGCCTACCAGCCGTTTACCACGCTTGAAGGCGCACAGCAGATGTTGCCGATGGGCCCGGTTGCCTCGCAGGAAGCGATAAAAATGCTCGGCACCAATGGCGGCGGTTTCTTTAACGTTAACTCCTCACACCCGTTTGAAAACCCCACCGCGCTGACCAATTTTGTACAGATGCTGGCGATCTTCCTGATCCCGGCGGCGCTCTGTTTCGCCTTTGGCGAGGCGGTCGGCGACGCGCGTCAGGGCCGCGCCATTCTCTGGACCATGTCGGTAATTTTCGTGGTCTGCGTGGCGCTGGTGATGTGGGCTGAAACAACAGGCAATCCGCACTTCCTGACGCTCGGTGCTGACAGCGCCATCAATATGGAAGGCAAAGAGAGCCGCTTTGGCATTCTCGCGAGCAGCCTGTTTGCGGTCGTTACCACATCGGCCTCGTGCGGCGCGGTCAATGCAATGCATGACTCCTTCACCGCGCTTGGCGGGATGCTGCCGATGTGGCTGATGCAAATTGGCGAAGTCGTGTTTGGCGGCGTCGGCTCCGGCCTTTACGGCATGCTGCTGTTCGTGCTGCTGGGCGTATTTATTGCGGGCCTGATGATTGGCCGCACGCCGGAATACCTCGGCAAGAAAATCGACGTGCGCGAGATGAAAATGACCGCGCTGGCGATTCTGGTAACGCCTGCGCTGGTGCTGCTCGGCACGGCGCTGGCGCTGATGACTGACACCGGCCGCGCGGGGATTTTCAACCCCGGCATTCACGGCTTCAGTGAAGTGCTGTACGCGGTCTCCTCCGCCGCCAATAACAACGGCAGCGCCTTTGCGGGCCTTAGCGCCAACACGCCGTTCTGGAACCTGCTGCTGGCGTTCTGCATGTGGACGGGCCGCTTTCTGGTGATTATTCCGGTGATGGCGATTGCCGGATCGCTTGCCGCCAAAAAAGCACAGCCCGCAAGCCCCGGCACGCTGCCTACTCACGGCGCGCTGTTTATTGGCCTGCTGACAGGCACCGTACTGCTGGTCGGCGCCCTGACGTTTATTCCCGCCCTCGCCTTAGGCCCGGTCGCGGAACATCTTTCTTTTGTGAAATGA
- the kdpC gene encoding potassium-transporting ATPase subunit KdpC yields the protein MATLRPALAVLIFLTLITGGIYPLATTVLGQWWFKDQAQGSLIREQNEVRGSRLIGQAFTDAKYFQGRPSATAPTPYNPMASGASNLADSNPELDKQIAGRVEALRAANPDAPQTVPVELVTASASGLDYGISPEAAFWQAPRVAQARGISEAQVGQLIREATRTPLAGFLGQPVVNVLQLNLALDALQP from the coding sequence ATGGCTACGTTACGCCCTGCACTCGCAGTACTGATTTTCCTGACGCTTATCACCGGCGGCATCTACCCGCTCGCGACTACTGTGCTTGGCCAGTGGTGGTTTAAGGATCAAGCGCAAGGCTCGCTGATCCGCGAACAAAACGAGGTGCGCGGCTCGCGCCTCATCGGCCAGGCCTTCACCGACGCGAAATATTTCCAGGGCCGCCCTTCCGCCACGGCGCCGACGCCTTATAATCCAATGGCTTCCGGCGCCAGCAACCTGGCTGACAGCAACCCTGAGCTGGATAAACAGATTGCCGGACGCGTGGAGGCATTGCGCGCCGCCAACCCGGATGCCCCCCAGACCGTGCCCGTGGAACTGGTTACCGCGTCTGCGAGCGGGCTTGATTATGGGATCTCCCCGGAAGCTGCGTTCTGGCAGGCACCGCGAGTAGCGCAGGCGCGCGGCATCTCCGAGGCGCAGGTCGGACAGCTTATCCGTGAAGCGACCCGGACGCCGCTTGCCGGTTTTCTCGGCCAACCTGTTGTTAATGTTCTGCAACTGAATCTGGCGCTGGACGCCCTGCAACCCTAA
- the kdpE gene encoding two-component system response regulator KdpE, protein MISVLIVEDEKEIRRFLRTALESEGLRVYDADTLQRGLIEAATRKPDLVILDLGLPDGDGIDFIRDYRQWSQTPVIVLSARSDEQDKIAALDAGADDFLGKPFGIGELQARLRVALRRHGAASQSEPVVSFSDITVDLAARRITRGTEEIHLTPIEFRLLAVLLNNAGKVLTQRQLLSQVWGPNAVEHSHYLRIYMGHLRQKLEADPARPRHLLTETGIGYRFML, encoded by the coding sequence GTGATTAGCGTTTTGATAGTCGAAGATGAAAAAGAGATCCGCCGGTTTCTGCGCACTGCGCTGGAAAGCGAAGGCCTGCGCGTCTATGACGCCGACACCCTGCAACGCGGGCTGATAGAAGCCGCAACGCGCAAGCCCGATCTGGTTATTCTCGATCTCGGTCTGCCGGATGGCGACGGCATCGATTTTATCCGTGATTATCGCCAGTGGAGCCAGACGCCGGTGATTGTGCTGTCAGCACGCAGCGATGAGCAGGACAAAATTGCCGCCCTGGATGCGGGCGCCGATGACTTTCTTGGCAAGCCGTTTGGTATTGGCGAGCTACAGGCGCGGCTACGTGTCGCGCTTCGGCGGCACGGTGCAGCAAGCCAGAGCGAGCCGGTGGTGAGCTTCTCGGATATCACCGTCGATCTGGCCGCCCGACGGATAACGCGCGGCACCGAAGAAATTCACCTGACGCCGATTGAGTTCCGGCTACTGGCGGTGCTGCTGAATAATGCTGGTAAGGTGCTGACCCAGCGCCAGTTGCTAAGCCAGGTCTGGGGGCCGAACGCTGTAGAGCACAGCCACTATCTGCGAATCTACATGGGGCATCTGCGCCAGAAGCTTGAAGCCGACCCGGCGCGCCCGCGCCATCTGCTGACTGAAACCGGCATCGGTTATCGTTTCATGCTTTAG
- the speFL gene encoding leader peptide SpeFL: MENNNRLMPHIRRTTHIMMFTHRNCFDFHIFNAR; encoded by the coding sequence ATGGAAAATAACAATCGGTTGATGCCGCACATTCGGCGCACCACGCATATTATGATGTTTACCCACCGCAACTGCTTTGACTTCCATATTTTCAACGCCCGCTAG
- the kdpD gene encoding two-component system sensor histidine kinase KdpD, with the protein MTEEPMRPDPDRLLVQTQGRTRGKLKIFFGACAGVGKTYAMLQEAQRLRAQGLDILVGVVETHGRQETAALLQGLAIQPLKRIHHRGRVVQEFDLDAALARNPALILMDELAHSNAPGSRHPKRWQDVDELLDAGIDVFTTVNVQHLESLNDVVGGVTGIQVRETVPDPIFDAADEIVLVDLPPDDLRQRLHEGKVYIGGQAERAIEHFFRKGNLIALRELALRRTADRVDDQMRAWRDRQGQEKVWHTRDAILLCIGQGSGNEKLVRTAARLAARLGSVWHAVYVETPRLHRLSETARRAILSALQLAQELGAETATLADPVEEKAVLRYAREHNLGKIVIGRRNKRRWWSQDTFAERLARQAPDLDLLIVALDDKPAPAAAKPADNRTFMEKWRVQLRGCAVALLLCALITLVARQWLIAFDAANLVMIYLLGVVVVALFYGRWPSVLATVINVVSFDLFFIAPRGTLAVSDVQYLLTFAVMLTVGLIIGNLTAGVRYQARIARYREQRTRHLYEMSKALAVGRTARDIAATSQQFITSTFHARGLLLLPDEDGTLQPPQPLAEMAPWDEAIARWSFDKGLPAGAGTDTLPGVPYQILPLRTAGKTLGLVIVEPSNLRQLMIPEQQRLLETFTLLVASALERLFLTESEEQARLVSEREQLRNSLLAALSHDLRTPLTVLFGQAEILTLDLASEGSKHAPQASEIRQHVLNTARLVNNLLDMARIQSGGFNLRKEWLTLEEVVGSALKMLEPGPGGRHIELQLHDPLTLIHVDGPLFERVLINLLENAAKYAGARAKIGVQTGWRDDRLDLEVWDNGPGIPAGQEQAIFAKFARGNKESAIPGVGLGLAICQAIVEVHGGEIYARNRPEGGASFHVLLPKETPPELDIHEVM; encoded by the coding sequence ATGACCGAAGAGCCGATGCGCCCCGACCCGGACCGCCTGCTGGTACAGACGCAGGGCCGGACGCGCGGAAAACTCAAAATTTTCTTCGGCGCCTGCGCAGGCGTAGGGAAAACCTACGCCATGTTGCAGGAGGCCCAGCGTCTGCGGGCGCAGGGGCTCGATATTCTGGTGGGCGTGGTAGAAACCCATGGTCGCCAGGAAACCGCGGCATTACTCCAGGGGCTGGCTATCCAGCCCCTTAAGCGTATTCATCACCGGGGCCGGGTGGTGCAGGAGTTCGATCTGGACGCGGCGCTGGCCCGCAATCCGGCGCTGATCCTCATGGATGAACTGGCGCACAGCAACGCGCCTGGCTCGCGCCACCCGAAACGCTGGCAGGATGTCGACGAATTGCTGGACGCAGGCATTGACGTCTTTACTACCGTCAACGTACAGCATCTTGAGAGTCTGAACGATGTGGTGGGCGGCGTCACCGGCATACAGGTGCGCGAAACCGTGCCGGACCCGATTTTCGATGCGGCCGATGAAATTGTGCTGGTGGATCTGCCGCCGGACGATCTGCGCCAGCGCCTGCACGAAGGTAAAGTCTATATCGGCGGCCAGGCGGAACGCGCGATTGAGCACTTTTTCCGCAAGGGCAATCTGATTGCGCTGCGCGAACTGGCGCTGCGCCGCACCGCCGACCGCGTGGACGATCAAATGCGCGCCTGGCGTGACCGACAGGGGCAGGAAAAGGTCTGGCACACCCGTGACGCCATTCTGCTGTGCATCGGCCAGGGCTCTGGCAACGAAAAACTGGTGCGCACCGCCGCACGCCTCGCGGCGCGGCTCGGCAGCGTCTGGCACGCCGTGTATGTCGAAACGCCGCGTTTACACCGGCTTTCGGAAACCGCCCGGCGCGCTATCCTGAGCGCCCTGCAACTGGCTCAGGAGCTGGGCGCGGAGACCGCGACCCTGGCCGACCCGGTCGAAGAGAAAGCCGTGCTGCGTTACGCCCGCGAGCATAACCTCGGCAAAATTGTTATCGGGCGGCGTAATAAACGCCGCTGGTGGAGCCAGGACACGTTTGCCGAGCGGCTCGCGCGCCAGGCGCCAGATCTCGATTTACTGATTGTGGCGCTGGATGATAAACCTGCGCCCGCCGCCGCCAAACCCGCCGATAACCGCACCTTTATGGAAAAGTGGCGGGTGCAGCTGCGCGGCTGCGCGGTGGCGCTGCTGCTTTGCGCGCTGATTACACTGGTTGCGCGACAGTGGCTTATCGCCTTCGATGCCGCCAACCTGGTGATGATCTATCTGCTGGGCGTGGTGGTGGTGGCGCTCTTTTATGGCCGCTGGCCATCGGTACTTGCGACCGTCATTAATGTGGTGAGTTTCGATCTCTTTTTTATCGCACCTCGCGGGACGCTTGCGGTTTCCGATGTGCAATACCTGCTGACGTTCGCGGTGATGCTGACCGTCGGGCTGATTATCGGCAACCTCACCGCGGGCGTGCGCTACCAGGCTCGTATCGCCCGGTATCGCGAGCAGCGCACAAGACACCTGTACGAAATGTCGAAAGCCCTGGCGGTCGGCCGCACAGCGCGGGACATCGCCGCCACCAGCCAGCAGTTTATTACCTCAACTTTTCACGCCCGGGGCCTGTTGCTGCTACCGGACGAAGACGGCACGCTGCAACCGCCTCAACCGCTCGCGGAGATGGCACCCTGGGATGAAGCTATCGCTCGCTGGAGCTTCGACAAGGGCCTGCCCGCTGGTGCCGGTACCGATACGCTACCCGGTGTGCCCTATCAAATCCTTCCGCTGCGCACTGCCGGAAAGACGCTCGGACTGGTGATTGTCGAGCCAAGCAACCTGCGCCAGTTGATGATCCCTGAACAGCAGCGGCTTCTGGAAACCTTTACGCTTCTGGTCGCAAGCGCGCTGGAACGGCTGTTTCTGACCGAAAGCGAAGAACAGGCGCGGCTGGTGAGCGAGCGTGAACAGCTTCGCAACTCGCTGCTGGCTGCTCTCTCCCACGACCTGCGTACCCCGCTGACGGTACTGTTCGGCCAGGCGGAGATCCTCACGCTCGACCTCGCCTCGGAAGGCTCAAAGCACGCGCCGCAGGCAAGCGAAATTCGCCAGCATGTGCTTAACACCGCGCGGCTGGTGAATAACCTGCTGGATATGGCGCGCATCCAGTCTGGTGGCTTTAACCTGCGTAAAGAGTGGCTGACGCTTGAGGAAGTGGTCGGCAGCGCGCTCAAGATGCTGGAGCCTGGGCCTGGCGGGCGGCATATCGAACTACAACTTCACGATCCGCTCACGCTCATTCATGTCGACGGCCCGCTGTTTGAACGGGTGTTGATTAACCTTCTGGAAAACGCCGCTAAATATGCGGGCGCGCGGGCGAAGATAGGCGTGCAGACAGGCTGGCGCGACGACCGGCTGGATCTGGAGGTGTGGGACAATGGCCCGGGCATTCCGGCTGGTCAGGAACAGGCTATCTTTGCTAAATTCGCTCGCGGTAATAAAGAATCCGCCATTCCTGGCGTTGGACTGGGGCTCGCCATATGCCAGGCGATTGTTGAAGTACATGGCGGCGAGATATATGCCCGCAACCGCCCGGAAGGCGGCGCAAGTTTCCATGTGCTGCTGCCCAAAGAAACGCCCCCGGAACTGGATATCCACGAGGTCATGTGA